From a single Lactococcus allomyrinae genomic region:
- the aroA gene encoding 3-phosphoshikimate 1-carboxyvinyltransferase yields the protein MKLKIDSRGLRGELKVPGDKSISHRSIMFGAIAHGTTNVRDILRGEDVISTMNAFRAMGVEIEDDGELIKIHGTGFEGLKQPKQKLDMGNSGTSTRLISGILAGLPFESTLFGDDSLSKRPMDRIAQPLRMMGANITGQTSRDLPPLVIKGGKLSAIDYQLPVASAQVKSSLIFAALQTPKGEVSKIVEKEKTRSHTEEMLIQFGGEIAVSGQTILVPGGQFLIACDVTVPGDISSAAFWLVAALIVPNSEIVLKNVGINETRTGILDVISAMGAELEFLEQDDVAKSATIRVRTSQLKGCEISGRLIPRLIDELPIIALLATQAQGQTVIRDAEELKVKETDRIAVVADSLSAMGADIQPTADGMVIQGETPLHAATVNTLGDHRIGMMAAIASLLVSSGEMILERAEAINTSYPSFFDDLERLDGNS from the coding sequence ATGAAGTTAAAAATAGATTCACGAGGGCTGCGTGGTGAGTTAAAGGTTCCAGGAGATAAGTCTATTTCGCATCGTAGTATTATGTTTGGAGCGATTGCTCATGGTACAACAAATGTACGCGATATTTTACGAGGAGAAGATGTTATCTCAACGATGAATGCTTTTCGGGCGATGGGAGTTGAGATTGAAGATGATGGTGAATTAATTAAAATTCATGGAACGGGTTTTGAAGGACTAAAACAGCCAAAACAAAAACTTGATATGGGGAATTCTGGAACATCAACGCGCTTGATTTCGGGTATTCTTGCTGGCTTACCTTTTGAATCTACGTTATTTGGTGATGATTCTTTGTCAAAAAGACCGATGGATAGAATTGCTCAACCTTTGAGAATGATGGGGGCGAATATTACAGGGCAGACATCAAGAGATTTGCCTCCTTTGGTAATAAAAGGTGGTAAGTTATCTGCAATTGATTATCAACTGCCTGTGGCATCTGCCCAAGTTAAATCTTCCTTAATCTTTGCTGCTTTACAAACTCCTAAAGGTGAAGTTTCTAAGATAGTAGAAAAAGAGAAGACACGTAGTCATACTGAAGAAATGCTTATTCAGTTTGGTGGAGAGATTGCTGTATCAGGACAAACTATTTTGGTGCCTGGTGGACAATTTTTAATTGCTTGTGATGTGACGGTTCCAGGGGATATTTCTTCAGCAGCCTTTTGGTTGGTTGCCGCTCTAATTGTGCCAAATTCGGAAATAGTCTTGAAAAATGTTGGAATAAACGAAACAAGAACAGGGATTTTGGATGTCATTTCCGCAATGGGTGCAGAACTTGAATTTTTAGAGCAGGATGATGTAGCAAAATCAGCTACAATTCGTGTTCGCACAAGTCAGCTTAAAGGCTGCGAAATTTCAGGGCGTTTGATTCCAAGATTGATTGATGAATTACCAATTATTGCTCTTTTAGCAACTCAAGCACAAGGTCAGACGGTTATTCGAGATGCGGAGGAGTTGAAAGTTAAAGAAACGGATAGAATAGCTGTGGTGGCAGATAGTTTGAGTGCAATGGGTGCAGATATTCAGCCGACAGCAGATGGGATGGTTATTCAAGGAGAAACACCACTTCATGCTGCGACTGTGAATACTCTTGGAGACCATCGGATTGGGATGATGGCAGCGATTGCGAGCCTTTTAGTTTCATCAGGCGAAATGATACTTGAGCGAGCTGAGGCAATTAATACAAGTTATCCAAGCTTTTTTGATGATTTGGAGCGTCTAGATGGAAATTCGTGA
- a CDS encoding GNAT family N-acetyltransferase — protein METLILLAEHEKFETKRLILRKVERSDAQDILEYASDENFAKNAGFKVVEDLEAMKLDIVNFFMKNRLTIYGIVEKTTQKLIGSIDLRVRGEGAVFGWSIHPDYWGRGLMPEAASCLRDFVFNQLKLQVLTASHFVGNYQSGRVMEKIGMKKLGQIYDDYAGEYLLADYYALTREEYLNQI, from the coding sequence ATGGAAACACTTATTTTATTAGCAGAACATGAGAAATTTGAAACGAAACGTTTAATCTTGCGTAAAGTTGAGAGATCTGATGCACAGGATATTTTGGAGTATGCGAGTGATGAAAATTTTGCCAAAAATGCAGGTTTCAAAGTTGTAGAAGATTTGGAAGCTATGAAATTAGATATTGTTAATTTCTTCATGAAAAATAGATTAACTATTTATGGTATTGTTGAAAAAACAACTCAGAAATTAATTGGTTCAATTGATTTGAGAGTCAGAGGAGAGGGCGCAGTTTTTGGTTGGTCTATTCATCCCGATTATTGGGGGAGAGGGCTGATGCCAGAAGCAGCAAGTTGTCTCAGAGATTTTGTTTTTAATCAGTTGAAACTCCAAGTTTTGACAGCAAGCCACTTTGTTGGAAATTATCAGTCTGGACGAGTAATGGAAAAAATAGGGATGAAGAAGTTAGGTCAGATTTATGATGATTATGCTGGAGAATATCTTTTAGCGGATTATTACGCTTTGACACGAGAAGAATATCTGAATCAGATTTAA
- a CDS encoding prephenate dehydrogenase, giving the protein MKKILIIGLGLIGGSIALGIKRNHPEHQIIGHDKKEVQKLAKSLGIIDETIPRLEQIQEIDVIILAAPINVTLEILGQLSQLELKKDVIITDTGSTKSQVMEKAIKVFHDKNVKFIGGHPMAGSHKSGILASDVNLFENAYYVLTEENSELQGILSGLHAKFIILNPEEHDKITGQVSHFPHILASSLVQQSDDYSKEHPLVKNLAAGGFRDMTRIAEADSTMWTAVLLSNPEPILNRIKDFKAQLDEISEKISLKDEKAIKSFFDTGKKIRQGMEIHKGAIPNFYDLFISVPDEKGVILRVLALLQDISITNIKINEENREDIHGQLQISFKTEKDLVRAREIIEFATDFKVA; this is encoded by the coding sequence ATGAAAAAAATATTAATTATTGGACTGGGTTTAATTGGTGGTTCCATCGCATTAGGGATTAAGAGAAATCATCCTGAGCATCAAATTATTGGTCATGATAAAAAAGAAGTTCAAAAACTTGCAAAAAGTCTGGGTATTATTGATGAAACTATTCCAAGATTAGAGCAAATCCAAGAGATAGATGTTATTATTCTCGCTGCTCCGATAAATGTAACATTAGAAATATTGGGTCAATTGAGCCAGCTTGAATTAAAGAAAGATGTCATTATTACCGACACTGGTTCTACGAAATCGCAAGTGATGGAAAAAGCAATAAAAGTTTTTCATGATAAAAATGTGAAATTCATTGGAGGACATCCAATGGCTGGCTCTCACAAATCAGGAATACTAGCTTCAGATGTCAATTTATTTGAAAATGCTTATTATGTATTGACAGAAGAAAATTCAGAACTACAAGGGATACTCTCTGGTTTGCACGCCAAGTTCATCATATTGAATCCTGAAGAACATGATAAAATTACAGGACAAGTTTCACATTTTCCTCATATTTTAGCCTCATCTTTAGTTCAGCAATCGGATGATTATTCAAAAGAGCATCCTTTAGTCAAAAATCTCGCAGCCGGCGGATTTAGAGATATGACACGGATTGCTGAGGCGGATAGCACGATGTGGACTGCAGTTTTATTATCTAACCCAGAGCCAATTCTTAATCGAATTAAAGATTTCAAAGCGCAGCTTGATGAGATTTCAGAAAAAATTTCTTTAAAAGATGAGAAAGCAATTAAATCATTCTTTGATACAGGTAAGAAAATCAGGCAAGGAATGGAAATTCATAAAGGTGCAATTCCTAATTTTTACGATTTATTTATTTCTGTTCCAGATGAAAAAGGAGTGATTCTAAGAGTTTTAGCACTTCTACAAGATATTTCAATCACAAATATTAAAATAAATGAAGAAAATCGTGAAGATATTCATGGTCAACTACAAATTAGTTTTAAAACAGAAAAAGATTTGGTGAGAGCAAGAGAGATTATAGAATTTGCAACAGATTTCAAAGTGGCATGA
- a CDS encoding sensor histidine kinase: protein MLWFKFLKSKLPQIGVFLLILAIYVVDFLLWHLPMMAFLNSTLFALIIFLIYLVSSYFRWKSIREKVLVLTKENQNLQKRLEQQILAERDFEDIIRVWSHQMKVPLSAIDLMTQTKINERELKNQLFSLENYLKILLEYQRINNLATDFRFNHISLSALTKDLVKKYSSFFIQKNLSVKIEGDWSVVSDQRWLSLAIEQLLNNAVKYTKEGGILVQIEQGKFSIKDTGIGILSEDIPRLFEHGFTGFNGRIQQKSTGLGLYLAKLILDKLEFKIEITSEIGKGTCVTLTKE from the coding sequence ATGCTCTGGTTTAAATTTTTGAAATCAAAGTTACCGCAGATAGGGGTTTTCCTCTTAATTTTAGCTATTTATGTTGTAGATTTTTTGCTTTGGCATTTGCCAATGATGGCGTTTCTGAATAGCACTTTATTTGCTTTGATTATTTTTCTTATTTACTTAGTTTCTTCTTATTTTCGATGGAAATCAATTCGAGAAAAAGTGTTAGTGCTGACAAAAGAAAATCAAAACTTACAGAAAAGATTGGAACAACAAATCCTTGCAGAGCGTGATTTTGAAGATATTATCCGCGTTTGGTCTCATCAAATGAAAGTTCCATTATCTGCAATTGATTTAATGACGCAGACAAAGATAAATGAGAGAGAACTAAAAAATCAGCTTTTTTCATTGGAAAATTATTTGAAAATACTTCTTGAATATCAAAGAATAAATAATCTTGCAACAGATTTTAGATTTAATCATATTAGTCTGTCAGCACTGACAAAAGATTTGGTAAAAAAATATAGTAGTTTCTTCATTCAAAAAAATTTGTCAGTAAAGATTGAGGGAGATTGGTCAGTTGTCAGTGATCAAAGATGGCTGAGTTTGGCTATTGAACAACTGCTTAATAATGCTGTTAAATATACAAAAGAAGGTGGAATTTTGGTTCAAATTGAACAAGGGAAATTCAGCATTAAAGATACAGGAATTGGTATTCTTTCTGAAGATATTCCGCGACTTTTTGAACACGGTTTTACTGGTTTTAACGGGCGAATTCAACAAAAGTCAACGGGATTAGGGTTGTATCTTGCGAAATTAATTTTGGATAAATTAGAATTTAAAATAGAGATTACATCTGAAATTGGTAAAGGAACTTGCGTTACTTTAACGAAAGAGTGA
- a CDS encoding response regulator transcription factor has product MNKIFIVEDDEIIVKAIKASLENEFQVRSVLNFRAVKQEILEFDADLVLMDIGLPFYSGFYWTSELRKVSQIPIIFISSSSDDMNQITAMNQGADDFVTKPFSLEILSAKIKALLRRSYSFSGAEKLEFAGFLLTENSISTDKNLVSADRIELELTTSENKILTLLFRANGEVVTKEKILQELWQTDEFIDTNTLNVKMTRLRKKLAEIGFDEHIMTKRGCGYALV; this is encoded by the coding sequence ATGAATAAGATTTTTATTGTGGAAGATGATGAGATTATTGTTAAAGCGATTAAAGCTTCATTGGAAAATGAATTTCAGGTGAGAAGTGTTTTAAATTTTAGAGCTGTTAAGCAGGAAATATTAGAATTTGATGCAGATTTAGTATTAATGGATATTGGTTTACCATTTTATAGTGGCTTTTATTGGACAAGTGAGCTTAGGAAAGTTTCTCAAATTCCTATTATCTTCATCTCATCATCGTCAGATGATATGAATCAGATTACAGCGATGAATCAGGGAGCAGATGATTTTGTTACGAAGCCTTTTTCTTTGGAAATATTGTCGGCAAAAATTAAGGCACTTTTAAGGCGTTCATATTCATTTTCAGGTGCTGAGAAGTTAGAGTTTGCAGGATTTTTACTGACAGAAAACTCAATTAGTACTGACAAAAATCTCGTCAGTGCTGACAGAATTGAGCTTGAACTAACAACATCTGAAAATAAAATTTTAACCTTACTCTTCCGAGCGAACGGTGAAGTCGTGACAAAAGAGAAGATTTTACAGGAGTTATGGCAAACTGATGAGTTTATTGATACGAATACTTTGAACGTAAAAATGACTCGTTTACGTAAAAAATTAGCTGAGATTGGTTTTGATGAACACATTATGACGAAACGAGGATGTGGCTATGCTCTGGTTTAA
- a CDS encoding VanZ family protein, translating into MTTYLHSIQIGVLLFFVFLLLALIPYLIVQYRRYGHVNPWRFFVNFSFILYLICAYAMTLFPLPDVAEVAKMTGPKQNLVPFEFVRQFILYSPFRLDEPATWLPAIKSFTFIQPFFNLLLTIPFGIYLRYLFKRTFKQTVILGFLLTLSFELLQRSALLGLYPRPYRLFDVDDLMINLLGSLLGFALAMLLKKVLPELDGVASEQAKVSLLRRFVAFIVDGFVVLIVGILLPYAYLSEFIIFLFIPVVFKASLGQLLLRIRIKSKNRWRILLRQLLMSANFALVYLEMYFLQRSGEVPEQDLAQNYLMAMIVLALLALPILDVIFAGVLGTKKLWYERLSGTEMAVKTKLDSF; encoded by the coding sequence ATGACAACTTACCTTCACTCTATCCAAATTGGTGTTTTATTATTTTTTGTTTTTTTGTTGCTTGCTTTGATTCCGTATTTAATCGTGCAGTATCGAAGATATGGTCATGTCAACCCTTGGCGTTTCTTTGTTAATTTTTCTTTTATTTTGTATTTAATCTGTGCTTATGCAATGACACTTTTTCCTTTACCTGATGTAGCAGAAGTCGCAAAGATGACAGGACCTAAGCAAAATCTCGTACCTTTTGAATTTGTTAGACAGTTTATATTATATAGTCCATTTCGGTTAGATGAGCCAGCAACATGGTTACCGGCTATTAAAAGTTTTACATTTATTCAGCCATTTTTCAATTTATTGTTGACAATACCTTTTGGGATTTATTTGCGTTATTTATTTAAACGAACATTTAAGCAAACAGTTATTTTGGGCTTTTTACTAACTTTATCTTTTGAACTTTTGCAACGTTCAGCACTTTTGGGACTCTATCCTAGGCCTTATCGTCTTTTTGATGTGGATGATTTGATGATTAATCTTTTGGGAAGCTTACTCGGATTTGCGCTTGCGATGCTTTTGAAAAAAGTTCTTCCTGAGTTAGATGGTGTGGCTAGTGAGCAGGCTAAAGTGAGTTTGCTTCGACGTTTTGTTGCTTTTATAGTAGATGGTTTTGTAGTATTGATTGTTGGAATTTTACTTCCTTACGCCTATTTATCAGAATTTATTATATTTCTGTTTATTCCTGTTGTATTTAAAGCGAGTTTAGGACAGTTATTGTTGAGGATAAGGATAAAATCGAAAAATAGATGGCGTATTTTATTAAGACAACTGCTGATGTCAGCGAATTTTGCATTAGTCTATTTGGAAATGTATTTTTTACAGCGCTCAGGTGAGGTACCAGAGCAGGATTTGGCGCAAAATTATTTGATGGCAATGATTGTGCTTGCTTTGCTTGCATTGCCAATCTTAGATGTGATTTTTGCTGGGGTATTAGGAACCAAGAAACTTTGGTATGAGCGATTGAGTGGGACTGAAATGGCTGTTAAAACTAAATTAGATTCATTTTAA
- a CDS encoding glucose PTS transporter subunit IIA → MADDKVKRIAREIYEQVGGESNVVRVIHCMTRVRMTIKDYSKVNMDNLKKIDGVLGTVNDETLQVIIGPGTVNKVAQTMVDRVGVKLGDTFPGSEENLAELAARTKSAAKDKYDKPSKFKAVLKSISNIFVPLIPALVGAGLIGGVASILSNLIAAGSIDAGTWQQTVLVLNILKNGIFTYLAIFTGINAATEFGATPSLGGIIGAATLLTGVTPDAPLTNIFTGTPLNAGQGGIIGAIFAVWLLSLLEKRLHKWVPDSIDIIVTPTLSLLIIGLATIFLIMPIAGWVSAGLVGSINWVLNVGGAFSGFILGAFFLPLVMFGLHQILTPIHMEMIAKTGSTQLLPLLSMAGGGQVGAAIALWIRLRKNKDFVKLVKGALPVGILGIGEPLIYGITLPMGRPFITSCIGGGIGGAVIGALGNAGAITVGPSGLALIPLIAGGRWWIYIIGLLSAYAGGFIATYFWGIPQSEKDKADHWAEDHEEQAVSHRIELFSPMNGEAISLSDVEDEAFSTGILGKGIAIRPTDGKIVSPVDGVVTMTFPTKHAVGITSDEGVEILIHIGLDTVSLEGKPFDLKISVGEHIKRGDILAEVDLDAISAAGLSTVTPIVVTNSAEYIEVLSDTQGDVQRGQKLLQIILAPL, encoded by the coding sequence ATGGCAGATGATAAAGTAAAGCGTATTGCTCGTGAAATCTATGAGCAAGTCGGAGGAGAGAGTAATGTTGTACGTGTCATTCATTGTATGACTCGTGTACGCATGACTATTAAAGATTATTCAAAAGTTAATATGGATAATTTAAAGAAAATTGATGGTGTTTTAGGGACGGTAAATGATGAGACTTTGCAAGTAATCATTGGACCTGGAACAGTAAATAAGGTTGCGCAAACAATGGTAGATAGGGTAGGTGTCAAACTTGGCGACACTTTTCCTGGAAGTGAAGAAAACCTAGCGGAACTCGCTGCTCGTACAAAATCAGCAGCTAAAGATAAGTATGATAAGCCGAGTAAGTTTAAAGCTGTTTTAAAATCTATTTCTAATATTTTTGTTCCTTTGATTCCAGCATTAGTTGGTGCTGGTCTGATTGGTGGAGTAGCTTCAATACTATCAAACCTAATTGCTGCTGGATCGATTGATGCTGGAACTTGGCAACAAACGGTGCTAGTATTAAACATTTTGAAAAATGGTATCTTCACTTATCTTGCTATTTTTACAGGGATTAATGCTGCAACGGAATTTGGCGCAACCCCATCATTGGGCGGTATTATTGGAGCCGCAACATTATTAACAGGTGTGACACCAGATGCTCCATTAACTAATATTTTTACAGGGACCCCTTTAAATGCAGGACAAGGGGGGATTATTGGAGCAATCTTCGCTGTATGGCTTTTATCGTTACTGGAAAAACGACTACATAAATGGGTACCAGATTCAATTGATATTATTGTTACCCCAACGTTGAGCTTATTAATTATTGGACTGGCAACTATTTTCTTAATCATGCCTATTGCGGGTTGGGTATCTGCTGGTTTAGTAGGAAGTATTAACTGGGTGCTCAATGTTGGTGGAGCTTTCTCCGGATTTATTTTAGGCGCTTTCTTCTTACCTTTAGTTATGTTTGGATTGCACCAGATTTTGACACCGATTCATATGGAGATGATTGCAAAAACAGGTTCAACTCAGTTACTTCCACTGCTTTCAATGGCTGGAGGAGGTCAAGTTGGTGCCGCTATTGCTTTATGGATTCGCTTGAGAAAAAATAAAGATTTTGTGAAGTTGGTCAAGGGTGCTCTACCCGTTGGAATTTTGGGGATTGGTGAGCCTTTGATTTATGGGATTACTCTGCCGATGGGACGACCCTTTATCACTTCGTGTATCGGTGGTGGTATTGGTGGTGCAGTAATTGGTGCACTGGGTAATGCAGGAGCGATTACTGTAGGCCCTTCGGGGCTTGCGCTTATTCCTTTGATTGCAGGTGGACGCTGGTGGATTTATATTATTGGTCTATTAAGTGCTTATGCTGGTGGATTTATTGCAACCTATTTTTGGGGAATTCCACAGTCTGAAAAAGATAAGGCAGACCATTGGGCGGAAGACCATGAAGAACAAGCTGTTTCACATAGGATTGAACTTTTCTCACCAATGAATGGAGAAGCAATCTCACTCAGCGATGTAGAAGATGAAGCCTTTTCAACGGGGATTTTAGGTAAAGGAATTGCGATAAGACCTACAGATGGTAAAATTGTATCACCTGTTGATGGCGTGGTTACAATGACTTTCCCCACCAAACACGCGGTTGGAATTACAAGTGACGAAGGAGTTGAAATTTTAATACATATCGGATTGGATACTGTAAGTTTGGAGGGGAAACCTTTTGATTTGAAGATTTCTGTTGGAGAGCATATCAAGAGAGGTGATATTTTGGCAGAAGTAGATTTAGATGCTATTAGTGCGGCAGGACTTTCAACAGTTACTCCAATTGTCGTGACAAATTCGGCCGAATATATAGAAGTTTTATCTGATACCCAAGGAGATGTGCAAAGAGGACAAAAGTTGTTGCAAATTATACTAGCCCCACTTTAA
- the murQ gene encoding N-acetylmuramic acid 6-phosphate etherase — translation MSVSEAVALMNQEDKKVAQAVEKSLTQVERVIVATIEAFNKGGRLIYLGAGTSGRLGVLDAAECVPTFGVSPEMVIGLIAGGERAMTIAVEGAEDDLDLGKRDLIHLDLTKDDMVIGIAASGRTPYVIGALNYAREVGANTGTISCNLNAEISQHADLPIEVDCGAEFLTGSTRLKAGTAQKLILNMISTISMIGIGKVYNNLMVDVKATNEKLVERSKRIIMQATECDYETATLKFIEAQENVKLAIVMILTQTDKKTAEQKLISAKGFVKDTL, via the coding sequence ATGAGTGTGAGTGAAGCAGTAGCATTGATGAACCAAGAGGATAAAAAAGTTGCACAGGCCGTCGAAAAATCATTAACACAGGTTGAGAGAGTTATCGTAGCAACCATTGAAGCTTTCAATAAAGGAGGACGACTCATCTATCTTGGTGCTGGAACAAGTGGCCGATTAGGAGTTCTTGATGCAGCGGAATGTGTTCCAACCTTTGGTGTAAGTCCAGAGATGGTCATCGGTTTGATTGCAGGTGGAGAAAGAGCAATGACGATTGCGGTTGAAGGTGCAGAAGATGACTTGGATCTAGGAAAGAGAGATTTGATTCATTTGGATTTGACTAAAGATGATATGGTCATTGGGATTGCTGCGAGTGGCAGAACGCCTTATGTGATTGGTGCGCTCAATTATGCACGAGAAGTTGGGGCAAATACAGGAACGATTTCGTGTAATCTTAATGCTGAAATTAGTCAGCACGCAGATTTACCAATTGAAGTCGATTGTGGAGCAGAGTTTTTGACAGGCTCAACCCGATTGAAAGCAGGAACTGCACAAAAGTTAATTCTTAATATGATTTCAACAATTTCAATGATTGGGATTGGTAAAGTCTATAATAATCTGATGGTTGATGTAAAAGCAACGAATGAAAAGTTGGTTGAACGCTCAAAACGTATTATCATGCAAGCAACAGAGTGTGACTATGAAACAGCAACACTCAAGTTTATCGAAGCGCAGGAAAATGTAAAACTTGCGATTGTCATGATTTTGACTCAAACAGATAAAAAAACAGCAGAGCAAAAATTAATTTCTGCCAAAGGCTTTGTGAAAGATACTTTGTGA
- a CDS encoding MurR/RpiR family transcriptional regulator, with product MNILLEIQSKLKELSPNEAKVGEYILKFPEEIITLSTQDIAKNSQVSPATVVRFVKSIGLDGVPHLKQQLSIWQANAQSETDFQELRPNEEIDSIKSKLKARINHMTELVNEHLSNDALKITAQLIEEAQLIFVFGIGASYLVAQDLAQKFNRIGKTAMCEDNTHTTAVILMNNKQKKLFFAVSDRGESKEVLEMVELAKNQKITTVAITGKENSSLARSADYPLISISGENFEFRQAATVSMMAQIYLVDILFYTYVSNNFERSRDSILKSLKAINKIEKKSD from the coding sequence ATGAACATTTTACTAGAAATCCAATCTAAGCTAAAAGAACTTTCCCCAAATGAAGCAAAAGTTGGAGAATATATCTTGAAATTTCCTGAAGAAATTATTACTTTAAGTACACAAGATATTGCAAAAAATAGTCAAGTCTCGCCAGCTACAGTCGTTCGATTTGTTAAGTCAATTGGGCTTGATGGAGTCCCTCACCTCAAACAGCAGCTCTCTATTTGGCAGGCAAATGCTCAATCTGAAACAGATTTTCAAGAATTACGGCCAAACGAAGAAATTGATTCTATTAAATCTAAACTAAAAGCCAGAATTAATCACATGACAGAATTAGTTAATGAACATCTCTCTAATGATGCTCTGAAAATAACTGCCCAGCTGATTGAAGAAGCGCAACTTATTTTTGTATTTGGCATAGGAGCATCATATTTAGTGGCGCAAGACCTTGCCCAGAAATTCAATCGTATTGGTAAAACTGCGATGTGCGAAGATAATACGCATACAACAGCAGTTATATTGATGAATAATAAGCAAAAAAAATTATTTTTTGCAGTAAGTGATAGAGGTGAGTCAAAGGAAGTATTAGAAATGGTTGAATTGGCCAAAAATCAGAAAATTACGACAGTAGCTATTACAGGAAAAGAAAATTCTAGCTTGGCACGGAGTGCAGATTATCCATTAATTTCTATTTCTGGAGAGAATTTTGAATTTCGGCAAGCAGCTACGGTATCTATGATGGCACAAATTTATCTTGTTGATATTTTATTTTATACTTATGTTAGTAATAATTTTGAGCGTTCACGAGATTCTATCCTGAAATCACTAAAAGCAATTAACAAAATAGAAAAAAAGAGTGATTAA